GCAGGATCCGATCTTGATCCCCGCGGCGGCAGGCCCAGCGGCGGATTTGATCCGTGAACCGGTCAGATTGCGATTGGCAAGCGGGAGCGCTCTGAGCTTTACAAAACCGCCGATCGCAGATGAACAGCCGTCGTTCCGATTGCGTGGCCCGACAAGTGGACACGCATGATCCACCAAAATGGAAGCCGAGCTCATCGCGGACGCAGACCATGCGAACCAGCAAAACTCGCGCACGGACCTATCGGAACTCACGATGATCGCGACTGCTGCCATCGGACATGCCGGCTGCGGTCGCATGGGCGTCCCGGTAATAGACCTCGCTCACCCGAAACCGTCCATCGATGCGTTTGCACTGGACGATGACGTCAATGGCGATCATCAACAGCTCACGGATATCATGCCTGTCGAGGTCCCTGCCGCCTTCCGATTCCTTGACCAGCAAGGTCAGCTGTTCGAAGGCCAGCTGCGCGGAGTCGGCGTGGACTGTCGTGATCGAACCGGGGTGGCCCGAATTGACATTGCGGATGTAATAGAAGGCCGTTCCGTCTCGCAGTTCCTGCAGCAGGATCCGATCCGGCCGCATGCGCAGGCAGGATTCCAGCAGGTCCTTGGCGCCGACCTTCGCCAGGCCTTGACCACCCTTGGAATAAAAGAGGCGAACGTGGTTCGATTGCGGGATGACCAGCTCGGGCGTGTCCTCGATCGAAATGATCCGCTCGCTTGCCGGGATATGACGGATCAACGCCTTCGACAAGGTCGTTTTGCCGGAGCCCGTTGCGCCGGAAATGATGATGTTCTTTTTCGCTTGGACGGCTTGTCGCAGAAACGCCCTGTAAGCCCTGTTCCTGTAGAACCCCAAAAGCTTGCGGTCCGATGTGTTACCGTCTCTTTCGGCTTTTGCGGCATCGTCGAATAATCCGCCCTGCTCGAGATCGTCGAGGCTCAGCGAGACCGACGACGGCTTTCGGATCGTGACGCTGACGGTTCCCTGCGTCGTTGCCGGTGGGATCACGATCTGGATGCGCTCATCACCTGGCAGCGTGGCCGACAGGATCGGCCGCGTTTCGTCGATCGATTGATTGGAATAGCTTGCGATAGCGCGCGCGAGACGCATCAGCTTGTCGAAGGATAGATCAGGC
This Rhizobium sullae DNA region includes the following protein-coding sequences:
- the virB11 gene encoding P-type DNA transfer ATPase VirB11, which gives rise to MAEGADSGVVRELLAPICPYLRDRSLYEIIVNRPGQVVTEGAAGWQTHDLPDLSFDKLMRLARAIASYSNQSIDETRPILSATLPGDERIQIVIPPATTQGTVSVTIRKPSSVSLSLDDLEQGGLFDDAAKAERDGNTSDRKLLGFYRNRAYRAFLRQAVQAKKNIIISGATGSGKTTLSKALIRHIPASERIISIEDTPELVIPQSNHVRLFYSKGGQGLAKVGAKDLLESCLRMRPDRILLQELRDGTAFYYIRNVNSGHPGSITTVHADSAQLAFEQLTLLVKESEGGRDLDRHDIRELLMIAIDVIVQCKRIDGRFRVSEVYYRDAHATAAGMSDGSSRDHREFR